The Apium graveolens cultivar Ventura chromosome 11, ASM990537v1, whole genome shotgun sequence genome has a window encoding:
- the LOC141696646 gene encoding GDSL esterase/lipase At5g45670-like has product MGFEMKKWLCLCMITVLNFHSGAMAQPQVPCYFIFGDSLVDNGNNNQIASLARANYLPYGIDFPAGPSGRFSNGKTTVDVIAELLGFDDYIRPYAQARGQDILRGVNYASAAAGIREETGQQLGGRISFGGQVNNYRNTVSQVVNLLGDENSAGDYLSKCIYSIGLGSNDYLNNYFMPQLYSTSRRYNVQQYADVLLQQYKQQLVTLYNYGARKFALIGVGQVGCSPSELAQNSPDGSTCVERINVANEIFNRGLISLVDELNQNQPDSRFTYINAYGIFQDLISRPAVFGFTVTNAGCCGVGRNNGQITCLPFQTPCANRDQHVFWDAFHPTEAANIVIGRRSYAAESPTDSYPYDIRRLAQL; this is encoded by the exons ATGGGTTTTGAGATGAAAAAATGGTTATGTTTGTGCATGATAACTGTGCTGAACTTTCACAGTGGGGCTATGGCTCAGCCTCAAGTTCCCTGTTACTTCATTTTCGGAGATTCGTTGGTCGACAATGGTAACAATAATCAAATCGCATCATTAGCAAGAGCTAATTACTTGCCTTATGGTATCGATTTTCCTGCTGGACCTAGCGGAAGGTTTTCAAATGGTAAAACTACGGTTGATGTCATTG CTGAGCTTTTAGGGTTCGACGATTACATCAGACCTTATGCACAGGCACGGGGCCAAGACATACTCAGGGGAGTGAATTATGCATCTGCAGCTGCTGGAATCAGAGAAGAAACTGGGCAGCAACTG GGTGGACGGATTAGTTTCGGTGGACAGGTAAATAATTACAGAAACACCGTATCTCAAGTGGTAAATCTACTCGGGGATGAAAATTCAGCAGGAGATTATCTAAGCAAGTGCATTTACTCGATCGGATTAGGAAGCAATGATTATCTTAATAACTACTTTATGCCACAACTTTACTCCACTAGCCGCAGATATAATGTTCAACAATATGCAGATGTTCTTCTCCAGCAATACAAGCAGCAGCTAGTG ACATTGTACAACTATGGAGCAAGAAAATTCGCGCTAATTGGAGTAGGACAGGTAGGGTGCAGCCCAAGTGAACTAGCACAAAACAGCCCAGATGGTTCAACATGTGTCGAAAGAATAAATGTCGCAAATGAAATCTTCAACAGAGGGCTTATATCACTGGTTGATGAGCTCAACCAAAATCAGCCTGATTCGAGGTTCACTTACATCAATGCCTATGGGATTTTCCAGGATCTGATTTCTCGTCCCGCAGTTTTTG GTTTTACCGTTACCAATGCAGGGTGTTGCGGTGTAGGCAGAAACAATGGCCAAATTACATGTCTTCCATTTCAAACTCCCTGTGCTAATAGGGATCAACATGTTTTCTGGGATGCATTCCATCCCACAGAAGCTGCTAATATCGTCATAGGACGGAGATCGTATGCTGCAGAGTCGCCAACGGATTCATATCCGTATGACATCCGCCGTCTGGCTCAGCTCTGA